Proteins from one Telopea speciosissima isolate NSW1024214 ecotype Mountain lineage chromosome 1, Tspe_v1, whole genome shotgun sequence genomic window:
- the LOC122662006 gene encoding non-specific phospholipase C1-like — translation MASWWRQRRRLRFCLLGSRSRLSGLENPKEVEAEKRDSSPRGKAGAGISKEVGAELWKIASRMINLTDEVTEARLKHLQVQKLKVNFYGFKTSTAFRSSIVQSSCFSPEGNYLVATSWDNWIIIYSVRISFFLFSLLYLHCAPKARWHIDPAVTFGLFLARKVSLICAVMCMVAQCLGVMCGVGLVKAFQKSYFVQYSGGANEIVDGNSKGVGLAAEIIEWAQEEEEKLVDKKELQRRSRALALSTSRASALKAVMAAWKAACGSSGSVKLFIPKGTFLLGPVKFVDPCKTIDSITVQMQGFLKTTTDLNSKESNRLSVSDPSSPEIFVSNDARFVDSDPGHSFQAIREQIFGSENFSANPAPMNGFAQQAASMGEDMPRTVMSGFKPEVVPVTTALANEFAVFDRWFASVPTSTQPNRFYVHSATSHGCQSNVRKDLIHGFPQKTIFDSLEENGLCFGIYYQNIPATLFLKSLRKLKHIIKFHDYSLKFKLHAMLGELPNYVVLEQRYFDVNLFPANDDHPSHDVALGQKFVKEVYETLRKSPQWNETALLITYDEHGGFYDHVPTPVTSVPNPDGILGPDPFYFRFDRLGVRVPTILISPWIDKGIVIHEPSGPTQYSQFEHSSIPATVKKLFNLKSNFLTKRDAWAGTFENYFYLRDSPRGDCPEKLPEVKISLRPGGPKEDKSLSEFQLELIQLAAQLNGDHVLNTYPDIGNSMTVADANRYAEDAVARFLEAGRAALRAGANESAIVTMRPSLTSRATGGVYGSQIRSH, via the exons ATGGCGTCTTGGTGGCGACAACGGCGACGACTGCGATTTTGTCTCTTGGGCTCTCGTTCACGACTATCAGGTCTGGAAAATCCAAAAGAAGTCGAGGCAGAGAAGAGGGATAGTTCTCCAAGGGGAAAAGCAGGAGCAGGCATCTCCAAGGAAGTCGGTGCAGAGTTGTGGAAGATAGCTTCAAG GATGATTAATCTAACTGATGAGGTAACTGAGGCAAGGTTGAAACATCTGCAG GTGCAGAAGCTGAAGGTGAACTTTTATGGATTTAAGACTAGTACTGCTTTTCGGAGCTCAAT AGTTCAAAGTTCTTGTTTCAGTCCTGAGGGAAATTACCTTGTCGCTACTTCTTGGGACAACTGG ATCATAATCTACTCTGTTCgcatttccttcttcctcttttctctcctttatcTTCATTGTGCTCCAAAagcaa gATGGCATATTGACCCAGCAGTGACGTTTGGGCTTTTCTTAGCCCGTAAAGTATCACTAATCTGTGCTGTGATGTGCATGGTTGCACAATGCTTGGGTGTAATGTGTGGTGTAGGGCTAGTAAAGGCCTTTCAAAAGTCTTACTTTGTGCAGTATAGTGGTGGGGCGAACGAGATCGTCGATGGCAACAGCAAAGGTGTGGGTTTGGCAGCTGAAATTATTG AGTGGgcgcaggaggaggaggaaaaactGGTGGACAAAAAGGAGTTGCAGCGACGAAGCAGGGCTTTGGCACTTTCAACGTCAAGAGCTTCAGCACTAAAG GCCGTCATGGCAGCATGGAAAGCAGCATGTGGATCTTCAGGTTCTGTGAAGCTTTTCATACCAAAAGGGACTTTCTTACTCGGTCCCGTTAAATTTGTTGATCCCTGCAAGACCATTGATTCCATTACCGTTCAGATGCAG GGTTTTTTAAAGACAACCACAGACCTGAACAG TAAAGAGTCGAACCGTCTCTCCGTGTCTGATCCTAGTTCGCCAGAAATATTCGTCTCTAACGATGCTCGCTTCGTCGACTCCGACCCCGGTCACTCGTTCCAAGCGATTCGAGAGCAGATTTTCGGGTCGGAGAACTTCTCTGCCAACCCGGCTCCCATGAATGGCTTTGCTCAACAAGCAGCGAGCATGGGCGAAGACATGCCGAGAACGGTTATGAGTGGTTTCAAGCCAGAGGTTGTGCCGGTTACCACTGCTTTGGCGAACGAGTTTGCCGTGTTCGATCGGTGGTTCGCTTCTGTGCCTACTTCGACTCAGCCGAATCGGTTTTACGTCCACTCGGCCACTTCTCATGGATGCCAGAGCAATGTAAGGAAGGACCTCATCCATGGTTTCCCTCAAAAGACCATTTTCGACTCCTTGGAAGAGAATGGGCTTTGTTTTGGGATTTATTACCAGAATATCCCTGCAACTCTGTTCTTGAAGAGCTTGAGGAAGCTTAAGCACATAATTAAGTTCCACGATTACAGTTTGAAGTTTAAATTACATGCCATGTTGGGTGAGCTTCCCAATTATGTGGTGTTGGAACAGAGGTACTTTGATGTGAATTTGTTCCCTGCGAACGATGACCATCCATCCCATGATGTTGCGCTGGGGCAGAAGTTCGTGAAAGAGGTTTATGAGACGCTGAGGAAAAGCCCCCAATGGAACGAAACGGCGCTGTTGATCACGTATGACGAGCATGGTGGGTTCTATGATCATGTGCCTACGCCGGTTACTAGTGTCCCCAATCCTGATGGGATCCTTGGGCCTGACCCATTTTACTTCAGGTTCGATAGGTTGGGTGTTCGTGTACCGACGATACTAATCTCACCTTGGATAGATAAGGGGATAG TTATCCATGAGCCTAGTGGGCCAACCCAATATTCGCAATTTGAACATTCTTCTATTCCTGCAACTGTAAAGAAGCTCTTCAATCTGAAATCAAATTTCCTGACAAagagagatgcatgggctgggaCCTTTGAGAACTACTTCTACCTCCGTGACAGTCCGCGAGGTGATTGTCCAG AAAAGTTGCCGGAGGTTAAGATTTCGTTGAGGCCAGGGGGACCGAAGGAAGACAAGAGCCTTTCAGAGTTCCAGTTGGAGTTGATTCAGCTTGCAGCACAGCTCAATGGCGACCATGTTCTGAATACTTATCCAGACATTGGCAATAGCATGACAGTGGCTGATGCCAACCGGTATGCTGAGGACGCAGTGGCCAGGTTTTTGGAAGCTGGAAGAGCTGCCTTAAGGGCTGGAGCTAATGAGTCTGCCATTGTTACCATGAGACCTTCCCTCACAAGTCGAGCTACTGGAGGAGTCTATGGGTCACAGATTCGAAGTCATTGA
- the LOC122660877 gene encoding protein yippee-like, with amino-acid sequence MGRLFVVSLEGNIYSCKHCQTHLALFEDIYSKSFHCKHGKAYLFNKVVNVSVGEKEERMMTTGLHTVADIFCVGCGSIVGWKYEAAYEKAQKYKEGKSILERFKVSGPDGSNYWVSHEAQVGGSDADDA; translated from the exons ATGGGTAGGCTTTTCGTCGTCAGTTTGGAAGGCAACATCTATAGCTGCAAGCACTGCCAAACCCATCTCGCTTTATTTGAAGACATCTATTCTAAG tCTTTCCACTGCAAGCATGGGAAGGCTTATCTCTTCAATAAGGT TGTGAATGTCTCAGttggggagaaagaagagcggATGATGACGACGGGACTGCACACTGTTGCTGACATTTTCTGTGTAGGATGCGGGTCAATTGTCGGATGGAAATAT GAGGCTGCATATGAGAAGGCCCAGAAGTACAAGGAAGGAAAATCCATCCTTGAAAG GTTTAAGGTATCAGGCCCTGATGGAAGCAATTACTGGGTTAGTCATGAAGCTCAGGTTGGTGGAAGTGATGCTGATGATGCTTGA
- the LOC122660847 gene encoding arginyl-tRNA--protein transferase 2-like, whose product MARNVKNNEASSSAGGTRSSNIGESVVVDVGKCRSSCGYCKSGGRTSVSHGLWAHSITVDDYQDLLDRGWRRSGCFVYKPEMERTCCPSYTIRLKAGAFVPSKEQARVSRRMLRFLDGTLDVKRPELTEEKNTSKASCSLGSNEASRSMTKASSARNFKENDEEEQYMQFLSDQIDNVVRACALGGEFPSDIQLPKASVKKVTQTKKKLIEGSEDLLYTSNISFQIAATLRRSMPVEKDNELGPLRNSKDQNGCTVDLSPKTVAEKLVCSLNQLGEFCGSSIRACNGHLNFYSGTRQASFGEGSALDNAIGQSPKVGGSKRSCTEKSRECPQPRQKIEIKMKKSSFDPEEYDLYRRYQIKVHKDSPDQVTESSYRRFLVDTPLIFVPPSGDGTVPPCGFGSFHQQYVIDGRLVAVGVVDILPRCLSSKYLFWDPDLAFLSLGKYSALQEIGWVKENQVHCPSLQYYYLGYYIHSCSKMRYKAGYRPAELLCPLRYQWVPFDIASPLLDKKSYVVLSDFGTTQNHEFQHQLPENSVELHPNLDEEDRSDIGSDEDVEMAEPAFYGSENDSVPETNDLTSNDELKDAEVSNVLIGLKASRLRFKDLQRALGPAERRCLELELHRYVRLVGTSLSERMVYSLG is encoded by the exons ATGGCGAGGAACGTTAAAAACAACGAGGCCAGCAGTAGTGCCGGTGGTACCCGAAGCAGCAATATAGGTGAAAGCGTCGTTGTTGATGTTGGCAAGTGTAGGAGCTCTTGCGGTTATTGCAAATCTGGTGGACGAACCAGTGTTTCTCACG GTTTATGGGCCCATAGCATTACTGTTGATGACTACCAAG ATCTTCTTGATCGAGGCTGGAGGAGATCTGGTTGTTTTGTTTACAAACCTGAGATGGAAAGGACATGCTGCCCCTCCTATACTATTCGTCTGAAGGCAGGTGCCTTTGTTCCTTCTAAAGAGCAAGCCCGGGTATCTAGACGAATGCTGAG GTTTCTGGACGGCACATTAGATGTGAAAAGACCTGAGTTGACAGAAGAGAAAAATACTTCTAAGGCTTCATGCAGCTTGGGCAGTAATGAAGCTTCAAGATCTATGACAAAGGCATCCTCTGCTCGTAATTTCAAGGAGAACGACGAAGAAGAACAGTACATGCAATTTTTGTCAGACCAAATTGATAATGTGGTGCGTGCATGTGCTCTGGGTGGGGAATTTCCTTCTGATATTCAACTGCCAAAGGCTTCTGTCAAAAAAGTCACACAAACCAAAAAGAAGTTAATTGAAGGATCTGAAGATTTGTTGTACACTAGCAACATTTCGTTCCAGATAGCAGCAACCTTAAGGCGGTCTATGCCAGTGGAGAAAGATAATGAGTTAGGACCATTGAGAAATAGCAAAGACCAAAATGGATGTACTGTTGACCTTTCACCAAAAACTGTTGCAGAAAAGCTGGTATGCTCTTTAAATCAACTTGGAGAATTTTGCGGTTCGTCAATCAGAGCTTGCAATGGACACCTTAACTTCTATTCTGGTACAAGACAAGCTTCTTTCGGTGAGGGGTCTGCGTTGGATAATGCCATTGGCCAATCACCTAAAGTTGGTGGAAGTAAACGTAGCTGTACAGAGAAAAGCAGGGAATGCCCCCAGCCTAGACAGAAGATTGagatcaaaatgaaaaaatctaGTTTCGATCCAGAAGAATATGATTTGTACAGAAGATATCAAATTAAAGTTCATAAAGATTCACCTGATCAAGTCACGGAAAGTTCATACAGAAGGTTTCTGGTTGATACTCCCTTGATATTTGTTCCTCCGTCTGGTGATGGTACAGTTCCCCCTTGTGGATTTGGCTCTTTCCATCAGCAATATGTAATTGATGGGCGCCTTGTTGCAGTTGGTGTAGTGGATATCCTTCCAAGGTGTCTGTCAAGTAAATATTTATTCTGGGACCCTGACCTTGCTTTTTTATCACTAGGTAAATACTCAGCCTTGCAAGAAATAGGTTGGGTAAAAGAGAATCAGGTCCATTGTCCTAGCCTTCAATACTATTATCTTGGCTATTATATTCACTCATGCAGCAAGATGAGATACAAGGCAGGATATCGTCCAGCAGAGCTTCTTTGCCCTCTGCGTTACCA GTGGGTCCCATTTGATATTGCAAGTCCTTTACTTGATAAAAAGTCATACGTTGTCTTGTCAGATTTTGGTACTACACAAAATCATGAGTTTCAACATCAGCTTCCAGAAAATTCTGTTGAACTACATCCTAATCTTGATGAAGAAGACCGGAGTGACATTGGCAGTGATGAAGATGTAGAAATGGCTGAACCTGCATTTTATGGTTCTGAAAATGACTCGGTCCCAGAAACAAATGATCTAACATCAAATGATGAACTAAAAGATGCTGAGGTCAGCAATGTATTGATAGGGCTGAAGGCTTCACGTCTGAGATTCAAG GATCTGCAACGAGCATTGGGTCCTGCTGAAAGGAGATGCTTAGAGCTTGAGTTGCATAGATATGTCAGATTGGTGGGTACCTCACTCTCAGAACGGATGGTTTATTCACTTGGGTAA